The Bacillota bacterium DNA segment CAATAAACAGGATCCCCTTACACCTCAAGAAATCGCATTAATTCAGGAGCATCCTATCCACGGCTATGACTTTGCCCGGTCCATTGAGATGAATGATAGCGTCTGTCGGATCATCCTCCATCACCATATCTGGGCTAACGGTGAGGGTGGCTATCCTGCTGGAAAGAATCTGCGTCCTTGTCTGCTCACTCAGATTACCACTGTGGCTGATGTGGTTGATGCCATGACCAGCGAGCGTCCGTACCGAACATCCCTAAGTATAACAGAGTGTATTGAATATCTTGAATCCAATACTGGTAAAAAATACAACCCTGATGTTGTTCAAGTGGTCAAGCAGATCATAAGCAGGATGTATAATGCTGTGTAAGACGCCCTTATATGATTAGATTCTATGTGGCAAGAGGCGGGGTAGTGGAAGATGTTCTGAGGTGGACTGAGTTATTACGGATTTATTTATAACTTGATTACAACAGCAGAAAGTTCCCGCTTGATGGTCCTTAGAGAGGAAAAGTAAGTCAATTTAATTTTGGCTGCTCTAAGGTGACCCCCCATTAGATTACTTTAAAGCAGCCTTTTAGGAAACGAGCTCGGTGTTTGGCCGGGCTCGTTTTTTTTGTTGTTCTTTTGGATCCGGAAACGTTTGCAAAACAAATATAAAATAAAGATTAAAATATTGTTGACAGGTGTTGGTTTGGATGGTAATATTTAGTTAATCGTTTAACTCGATTTTGTTTTTAAAAGATTGAACTAGGAGGAGCAGTAAATGGAGCCTTATCTAAGGGTTTTAGTTACTTTGTTGGCTTTGTTTGTATTCTTATCTGTGCCTGCCAGCGCCGATAGCTTAATTATCGTTGAGTCAGTGTCTGAGCTGTTGACTGTTGACGCAGTTGATGGAAGCTTAGTATTTGTTAAAGGATTCTATGAACCCGGTGATGGCGGTGAGGGATTTTTTAGATATGATGCCGAGAATACGCAAGTTCATGATGGCGGTATGGTTATTGTCACCAGCGCCCCTGATCCGGTTTTAGATTTGGATGCTTATCAAAACTGGGGTATAAAAAGCTGGAGAGGTCCTGCCGGTAGA contains these protein-coding regions:
- a CDS encoding HD domain-containing protein, giving the protein MRETAALVQNGSISDRIADALLRLDFFTFFHSCRVEKLAATIGRHLSLTSKEIMILKQGALLHDIGKLEVPSEILNKQDPLTPQEIALIQEHPIHGYDFARSIEMNDSVCRIILHHHIWANGEGGYPAGKNLRPCLLTQITTVADVVDAMTSERPYRTSLSITECIEYLESNTGKKYNPDVVQVVKQIISRMYNAV